The Bacillus sp. F19 DNA segment GGCACCAAATGTAATAAACACCAAGCCCTGCTACAACTCTAGCTAATGGAACAAAGTGATACAAATAGGAGGTATAAAATACGGCCATCAGAAATCCTGTCGTCACTGACCCTGCAACAATAGCAGCCTGCCCAATCCACTTGCTCAGCAAATACTCGCCTAGTGTTGTGTTGCGTGTCAAAATAAACGTCAGCATTCCGTTTTTTTTATCTGCTACAACAATATCCATCATACCAATTACGATGACTATTAAGCCTAATTGGTCAAATTGATTGGTTAAGGTCGAAGTCAAAACATCTTCTGCGGTAAACTGGGGTAATGTAATATCCATACCTTCAGGCAATCCACCAGCCATATGCAAAATTTGAGGTAAATAATAGCACGAAAGAGGTTGAATGATTCCCAAAAACATAAATACCACAGGAAACCAAAGTAGTTTGTAACTTCTTCTAGCTTCAAGCCACTCTTTCTTTAATAGAACAAAAAGATGGTTCATGGTTACTTCACCATCCTTAAAAAGATTTCTTCAAGACTTTCTTGCACTAGTTCGAATTTTTGAATCGGCAGTTGCAAACGATTAATATTGTCTAATAGCCAGATTCTCCCTTGTTCAATGTTTTTAACGCGAAATTTTGCGAAACTACCTGTTTGTTCAATGGATTCAACGATATCTTCATTTGCCAGTTGAGAAGCCCACTCGTTAACTCGAGGGGCTTGAATAATAAAAACAGGTTGTTGATTCTGGTTTATCACTTGATTAATGGAG contains these protein-coding regions:
- a CDS encoding ABC transporter permease, producing the protein MNHLFVLLKKEWLEARRSYKLLWFPVVFMFLGIIQPLSCYYLPQILHMAGGLPEGMDITLPQFTAEDVLTSTLTNQFDQLGLIVIVIGMMDIVVADKKNGMLTFILTRNTTLGEYLLSKWIGQAAIVAGSVTTGFLMAVFYTSYLYHFVPLARVVAGLGVYYIWCLFILTVALMMGALLSRSSAVAVISIFVLILLKVVTVFGSVFQILNPSYLTNHAVNIIITGNALPHFFTTVAVKLLLILFILFLSKYYLYRKELPSM